The genomic window GAAAATCTACTGCCCCTGGCTGGCGCAGCCCTCGGGGGCCTATCCCAAGCCCTTCGACATCGGGCTGTGGGAGGGTGTGGATGGCTCCTCGCTCATCGCCGCGATCAATCCCGGCGCCTACACCAGTAGCTGGGACATCCGGCCGGAGCAGATCGACACTCTGGGCCTCACCACCGGCATCCATGCCGCCTTCGACTACATGGGGGTGGGCGATCGTGGCGGGGGCTGCTGCTGCGGCCAGGACGACGAGTGCACCGAGGAGGACGTGATCAAGCTGTTCGACCGCATCGCGCGTAACGACAAGGAAGAGATCAAGGTAGTGCTGGCCCCCTCGGACCAGCTCTTCAAGGACATCCTGGCCCAGGGCCTCCGGGACAAGCTGGTCCGCTACCGGGGCGAGTTCCTGGCCCGTGTCCACGGCACCGGCACCTACACCTCCCGGGCGCAGATGAAACTCCAGAACCGCCTGAACGAGCAGTTGGGGTTCTCCAGCGAGTGCGCCTCGGTGCTGGCCGAACAGCTCGCCGGCAGCCCCTATCCCGCCGATTCGCTCAAGACGGCCTGGATCCGCTTCCTCTGGCACCAGTTCCACGATGACCTTCCCGGCACCAGCATCGCCGAGGTCTACACCGACTACTCGCTGCCGGAGGAGAGGGCCGCGGGCGAGCAGTTCGCGGGTCTCCGTCAGGCGAGCCTCACCGCGCTGTCCGGGCAGATGGACACGCGCGGCCAGGGCGTGAGCCTGCTGGTGTTCAACCCGCTGAACCAGGAGAGGTTGGAAACCGCGCTGGCGCAGGTGGAGTACCCCGACGGCGCGGCGCCGCAGTTCGTGCGGGTGTTCGGCCCGGATGGCAAGGAGGTGCTCTCGCAGGTGCTGGAGCGCTCCGGCAAGGGCCTCAGCCTGGCGTTCCAGGCCAAGGCGCCGGCCTGCGGAGCGGCGGTCTACGACGTGCGCGCCTCCGCGGCGGCATGCAGCCTGCCCTCAACGCTCAAGGCCACACAGAGCGGTCTGGCCAATGACGCGCTGGAGCTGAGCCTCGACTCCAACGGCGACATCGCCTCGCTGCGCGACCGCCGAACCGGAAAGGAAACCCTCTCCGGCCCGCTGCAGCTTCAGCTCCTGCCCGACACCCCGGATGACTGGCCGCGCTGGGAGGTGAGCTACAAGGATGTCATGTCCACGCCCCAGCCGGTGGCCGGGCCGGCCAAAGTGAGCCTGGTCGAGAGCGGGCCGCTCAGGGCCACGCTGCGGGTGGAGCGCAAAGCCGGCGGCTCCACTTTCATCCAGGACATCCACCTGAGCGCGGGCAGCCCGCGGGTCGAGGTGGAAAACCGCATCGACTGGCAGCAGCGCGCAACCATGCTCAAGGCCGCGTTCCCGCTGGCCGCGGCCAACTCCAAGGCAGCCTACGACCTGGGCCTGGGCGCCATCGAGCGGGGAAGCAACATCCCCAACCTGTACGAGGTGCCTGGGCAGATGTGGGCCGAGCTGACCGACAGCTCCGGGCGTCGCGGCGTGGCGGTGCTCAACGACTGCAAGTACGGCTGGGACAAGCCGGATGACCACACCCTGCGGCTGACCCTGATCCACACCCCTGGGACCAGTCCCGGCATCTCCAAGGAGATTGCCTCGCCGGACATGGACCTGGGCGAAAACCGGGTCACTTTCGCGGTCTACCCGCACGCGGGCGACTGGCGCGCCGCCGGGGTGGTCTGGCAGGCCGCCGGGCTGAACCAGCCGCTGCTGGCGACCCGGGTGGAGTCGCACCCCGGCCGCCTGGGCCGTCAGCTTTCCCTGCTGCGGATCGACAACCGCCAGGTGGCCCTGATGGCGCTGAAGAAAATGGAGAATGGCGAGGGTTACACCCTGCGGGTGCGCGAGCTGGCCGGAGCGAAACAGTCCAAGGTCGCCTGCACGTTCCGGGACCGGCTGACCCGGGCCGCCGAGCTGAACGGGATCGAGGAGCCCAAGGCCGAGGCCGCTTTCAGCGGCAACAAGCTGACTTTCGACCTGGAGCCATACCAGCTCAAGACATTCGCGGTCAAGCTGGCCCCGTCCGCGGGCCGCTGAGTGCGGCGGGCTTTTTCCCCTCCAGGCAGTTTAAATAACAGCAAGGCCGCAGGGACCATTGGATCGTGTCCCTGCGGCCTTTTCATTTTCGGACTTCCGCAACTCTGTCAGTCGGCTCAAAACGGGTCGTGCACCTCCAGCAGCAGCTCCCAGACCGCGCGGGCGCGCTGGTACATCAGGGCGCGGTAGTGCGTGGGGTCGTCAATGCGCCAGGCCTCGGGGGTGGAGAACCAGTAGGCGGCTTTCGGGTCGAGCCAGCTGCGGTAGTAGGCGCCCCAGCCGGCCAGGAGGGCATCCGCCATGAGCGGCCCCTCGCCGCGCTCGCGGCCCCAGTGGTAGAGGTTCGCCGCGGCGTTGTAGGAGACCCCGGTCCAGACCTCGAAATGGTGGCTGTACTCGCTGGCCCCCACTCCGGGCGAGGAATCGGGGTTGAGCGCATTTGCCACCCCGGCGTCCCCGATCCCATCCCCGTTGGCATCCGGCAGGGGAAGCACGTTGCGCCTGAAAAGCTGATAGTAGTGCGAGGTCAGGCGAGCCGGGTCGAGCACCGGGGCCAGGCCGGTCACATCCACGTAGCGCTGGCCCAGCATGGCATCCGCCATCAGGATCGGGCTTTTCTCGTTGTACATGTAGTAGCCCAGCTCCGGGTTCCAGAAATCGCGCTCCACCTTGGCGCGCGCCTTGCCCAGCTCCGCGTTCACCCGGGCCAGCATGACGCTGTCGTGAAGGTGCTCGGCCAGGGCCTGCATCGCCTCCAGGCCCCCGATCCAGAACACGGCGTTGAACAGACGGTTCTCCAGATATTCCGAGCTTTTCATCTCGGTCACGCCATCCTGGTCCAGGTCGGTGGTGAGCTGGTAGTCGAACGTGCGGCACAGGGCCGGCCAGGCCTGCCGCAGGAAATCCTCGTCGTGGGTCTTCCACCAGTAGGCGTGCGCCTGCTGCATGAATTTGGGCGAGAATTCCGACCAGGGAGTGGTCTTGCGCCCGGCGATCCCGTGGCCGTCCGCATTGTAATACACACCGTAGAAATCGTAGTCCTGAAGGGCGTCATCCGTGGGTCCGCCCGCGTCGTGCGGCACGCTGCCGTCCGGGCTGTCCATCACGAAATCGGCGTACAGGAGCAGTATGTCCCGCTCCATCCGCGGCCACAGCTCGCGGGTGACCCGTGCCACGTGGTGACGGACGTCGAAAGTTTCGGCGAACTGGTACTCCTGGCACTCCATCACGAACGAAAGGTGCTGCCCCGGCCGGTTGCCGAATTTCTTGGGCCTGGTGACACAGCCGTTCTCCCAGAACGAGCTGCCGAACGTGCTGTAGTAAAGCTCGTTGAGCGCTCCCTGCTTGAGCCAGTCGGGGATGGTGGGACTGTCGATTATCGGCCGGGTCCAGCGGTCCACCTCGGCCAGCCACCGGCCGTAGCTTTCCAGGGCCTCGCGGGCGATGGCCACGGCCTGGTCCGGCTCGGACTGCGGGAAATACTCGGTGAAACGCCGCAGCCAGGTTGTCCCCTTGCCGAATGTCACCTGCGGGAAATACCAGCTCAGCACGAAAGGTATCTCCCTGGTTTCTCCGGGCTGAAGCTCCACCTGCACGGCCAGCGCGCCGGCAGGCATGTCTTTCTTGTGCGACAGGTCTTTCCCGGTCAGCATGCCGTCCGCGGCGAAATCCTCCCAGATGTCCTTGCCCGTCCCGGTGCCGTCCCAGTTCGCCACCACGCTGGCGCCCTCTCCGGCGGCGATACACCACTGGCTGTTCCGGGTCTCGGCCGGGTTGTCCTTGTGCGTGGCCGACATCAGCACCGCGCTGTAACCCGCCCCGTGCAGGGCGCGGTTGGCAAGCCCCAGCCGCACGGCCTCTTTTTCTATCCCCAGAGTTTTCCCGCCGCGAAGGTTCTGCGGCCCGTTGTAGGGGGCGTTGGGGAAAGTGAACATCACCGACACTTTCACCGGCCTGGGCTGCGGGTTCGACACCCGGAACAGGAACACGCCCACGGGAAGGGAGGTCTCGCGGTAGTTGTCCTTGATTATGGGGCTGAAAAAGGTGAGCTGGATATCGGTCTTGAAATTCTTGTACACGCACCAGCCCTTGGGGAACAGGGCGTAGTAGTCGGCGCGACCCGGCTCCAGAGTGCTCCAGGCCGGGAGCACGCCCCCCGTGGCCAGGGTGCGCACGGTGGCCGGCGATCCGGCCACCTCTTCCCGCACGTGGAACGCGGCCTGGGTCAGGAAACGCTCCTCGTAGCGCGCCGGTTTCATCGACCAGGGGCCGAACGTGCCGCAGAGGTTGTACATGAAATTACCGGCCCCGATCCCGCCCAGCGGGATGCCCTTGCGGCTGCGGGTGGCTGTGGAAAGGATGTCCACGAAACCGGTGTCCGGGCTGCCGGTGTCGCCCAGCGCGCGGCGCCAGGCGCAGGCCGGGATTTCACTTCCTGGGGTCTCGGCACGCAGAGCGCCGGTCAGCGCGCAGCAGAAAGCCCCCAGCAGCCAGAATGCGAGTAGCGCTTCTTTCATCGTGACGTCCCTTTCGTGTCGAGGTGATAAGAAAACGCGGTTCAATCCAGCCTGCCCGAAACCTACCGCACCGACTCGACCAGCGCCCGGATATTGGCCGCGGGCGTGCCGGCCGGGATAGCGCAGCCGGCGTTGAGGATGAAGCGCGGCGTGTCGGAAAACAACTCGATCAGCCGGGCCGCCTCGCGTCGCACATCCTCCGGCGTGCCCAGGGCCAGCACCCCGCTCGGGTCGAGGTTGCCGATAAAGGTCACCGAATCTTTCAGAATATCGTGCGCCCGGACAGGGTCGGTCTTGTAGTCCAGCTCCAGGGCATCGCAGCCGGTGCGCGGCATCAGCTCCAGGATCGGCCCGGTGTCGCCGCAGATATGCAGTGTGTAGGGCAGGCCGCACCCGTGGGTGACCTCCACGGCCTCTTTTTCGTAGGGCAGGGCGTAGCGGGCGTACATGTCGGGCGAGACCAGCTCCGGCCCGGCCGGGCTGTCGCCGTTCGAGAGCATGTCCGCGCCGGTGGCGGCCATCAGGCGCAGGAACTGGCAGGTGACAGCGCTGCACCAGCGCAGAAGGTGCTCCAGGGCAGCGTCCTCACCGCCCAGAAGGTCGACCAGCCAGCTCTGCATGCCGCGCAGCATCGAGGCCAGGGCGAAAGCCGCCTGGTCGCAGTTGCCGCGCACGTACACCTCGCCGCGGAAATGCTCTTTCAGCCGGGCCACCGCCTCCAGCCAGACCTGCACCGGGTGGTAGGCCCCCACCTGGACCGATCCCAGGGCGAAAGCCTCCTGAAGCACCTCCAGGCGCGCGCCGTGGGTGCGGGCCGGCAGGTCCTCCGGGAAATCCACCGGCACCCCGGCCGCCCCGGCCAGGGTCACCGTGTCCATGTCCACCAGGATACCGTCGTAGCCGTAGGTCTCCACCGCCCGGATGAAAGCCCCGGCCATGGCCGCCGGGTCGCTGCGGAACCGTGCCTGCGTGAGGCCCGCCTCGCGGGCCGCGTGCAGGAAATTGTGCAGCATCACCGGGGGGCGGTCGTGCGGGCGGCCCTCCAGGGCGGCTTTGGTGCGCTCGTATCCGTTCATAGTCTCATCCGCGGAAACAGAGGTAGATGACAGCTACAAGAACCAGCAGAAGGATTGTCATGGCAAGCGGGCTGTCCAGGCGCAACGGGCGCCGCCCGGCCTGCCCGCCCGCGGCGGCCGCGCCGGCCAGGCAGACCTTGTCCAGTTTCTCCGGGCCGGGTGCCGGGGCGGTCAGGCTCACGGCCACCAGCACAGCCGAGCAGAACGCGAACAGCGCGATGGCGAAGTGCAGGAAATTGAGGTCGGCGTAGCGGAACAGGCACCCGCTCAGACTCGACTTGTTGATCTCCAGCACCAGACGGGCCAGGCCCAGGACAAAGCCGCTCAGCAGGGCCGCCATCGCCCCGCGCGCGTTAACCCGCCGCCAGAGCAGCCCGAACAGGAACACCGCCGCAATGGGCGGCGAGATACAGGCCTGCACGCTCTGCAGGTAGGTGAAAAGCCCCTTGGAAAGAAGCCGGATGAGCGGTATCCAGAGCAGTCCCAGGATCACGATCCCCACGGTGGAGACCTTGCCGGCCCGCACGAGCTGGAGCTCCGAGGCCGCCGGGCGCAGTCGGCGGTAGATGTCCCAGGTGATCAGGGTGCTGCACGAGTTGAACACGGATGAAAGCGAGCTCATCAGCGCGGCGATGAGGCCGGCCACCACGATCCCGCGCACCCCGGCGGGCAGCAGCGCGCCGATCATGGCCGGCAGGGCGCTGTCGGTGCTCTCCAGGTGCAGCGCCCCGCTACGCGACAGGGCCAGGGCGATTATGCCGGGCAGCACGAAGATAAAGAGCGGCAGCAGTTTGAGATAGCCGGCGAAGATTGTCCCCAGGCGGGCCTGACGCACATCCGAGGCGGCCAGCACCCGCTGCACGATGAACTGGTCCGTGCACCAGTACCAGAGGCCCAGCACCGGGATGCCGAAGATAATGCCGGTCCAGGGGTATTCCGGGTCGCTCATCGGTTTCCAGAGGTTGAAAAACTCGGGCCCCACGCTCCGGGTCAGCTCGTGCACGCCGCCCAGACGGTCCAGACCGGCCAGGGTGACCAGCACCGCCCCGCCGATGAACACGAACATCTGGATCATGTCCGTGTAGAGCACCGCCCGGAGGCCCCCGAACACGGTGTAAACGCCGGTGGCGACCACGATCAGCACCGCGCCGGTCCAGAAATCCAGCCCCATCAGGGTCTGGAACACGATCCCCCCGGCGGCGATGGTGACCGATATCTTGGTCAGCACGTAGCCCACGATGGATATCACGGCCAGGTAGGTCCGCGCCCCCCGCCCGTAGCGCAGCTCCAGGAACTCCGGCATGGTGAACACCCCGCTGCGCAGGTAGAACGGGACGAACAGCCAGCCCAGCACCAGCAGGCAGAAACAGGCCATGATCTCGAAATGGCTCACCGCCACCCCGCGGGCCGCCCCGGCCCCGGCCAGGCCCACCAGATGCTCGCTGCCGATGGCGGAGGCGAAAAGCGAGGCCCCGATCACGAACCAGCCGCAGTCCTTGCCGGCCAGGAAATAGCCGGCGGCGTCGCTCTGACGGCCTTTGCCGCGCGTGGACAGATAGCTCACCACGTAGATCAGCAGGAAATAGCCCGCCACCACCGCCCAGTCGAGTGCGCTCAGAGTTCCCATGTGGGGTCCGTGGACTTGATGTGTTTATTTGGATAAAAAGATCATTGCTTAAGGCGGGTCTGCAATTATTTTTTCAATAGATAAACCCTGTCCTTGGGAATTGGAATGGATAAAACGACCATTATCTATGCCCCAAAGAAGCGTAATTTCCCCGACCCCACGCTCAACCCGGTCGGCCTGGAGAACGACCTGATCGTGCACCGGGTGCCCGCGGGCGAGCAATCGATCCACCGGGATTCGGGCCTGCGCATATTCTCCACCCTCAACCACCGTCGGTTCGTACCGCGCGAGTATATCTGCCCGCGCTATTTCCAGTTCTACGGGCTGTCGCACCTGATCGAGGGGGCAGGCTGGTACTGGAGCACCGAGCAGACACTCATGCCGGTGGAAAAAGGCCAGGCCATGCTCAGCACGCCGGGGTTCGTGCAGGACTACGCCGGCACGGGCACGGAGTACGTGCAGGACGCGCTCTGTTTCTGCGGGCCGGTCGCCGACCACCTCTACCGCTCGGGGGTGATCCGGGACGGTGTGATCGACATCGGCCCCACCCGGCGCCTTCTGCCGATCATCGAGCAGGCCGCCGACCCCTCGTTCCCGGCCCAGATCAAGGCCAACCTGATGCTCCAGTGCCTGCTGGTCGAGCTGTATTTCGAGCGCCTGGCCGCCCGCCCCAGGCAGTCGCACGCCTCCATCGACAACCTGCTCGGCCTGCTCCGCTCCAACCCCGAGCGCTGGTGGACCGCCCCGCAGATGGCCGAGCTCTGCAACCTGAGTGTCAGCCAGTTCCGCCGTCTGTTTCTCAAGACCA from bacterium includes these protein-coding regions:
- a CDS encoding alpha-mannosidase, which codes for MSLHRRGWLPLLTVLVCLAVGGGARAAAGYDLTRDKVQYVAVTSHLDTQWLWTVQNTIDSYLPLTAFRNFYLFDKYPDYVFNFEAPYHYMLFKQYYPGHFADIKRYVQKGNWRLAGGMLVACDVNVPSPESLVRQYLYGNGFFQQEFGRRADDVFLPDCFGFGMALPTVSVHCGMIGFSTQKIYCPWLAQPSGAYPKPFDIGLWEGVDGSSLIAAINPGAYTSSWDIRPEQIDTLGLTTGIHAAFDYMGVGDRGGGCCCGQDDECTEEDVIKLFDRIARNDKEEIKVVLAPSDQLFKDILAQGLRDKLVRYRGEFLARVHGTGTYTSRAQMKLQNRLNEQLGFSSECASVLAEQLAGSPYPADSLKTAWIRFLWHQFHDDLPGTSIAEVYTDYSLPEERAAGEQFAGLRQASLTALSGQMDTRGQGVSLLVFNPLNQERLETALAQVEYPDGAAPQFVRVFGPDGKEVLSQVLERSGKGLSLAFQAKAPACGAAVYDVRASAAACSLPSTLKATQSGLANDALELSLDSNGDIASLRDRRTGKETLSGPLQLQLLPDTPDDWPRWEVSYKDVMSTPQPVAGPAKVSLVESGPLRATLRVERKAGGSTFIQDIHLSAGSPRVEVENRIDWQQRATMLKAAFPLAAANSKAAYDLGLGAIERGSNIPNLYEVPGQMWAELTDSSGRRGVAVLNDCKYGWDKPDDHTLRLTLIHTPGTSPGISKEIASPDMDLGENRVTFAVYPHAGDWRAAGVVWQAAGLNQPLLATRVESHPGRLGRQLSLLRIDNRQVALMALKKMENGEGYTLRVRELAGAKQSKVACTFRDRLTRAAELNGIEEPKAEAAFSGNKLTFDLEPYQLKTFAVKLAPSAGR
- a CDS encoding uroporphyrinogen decarboxylase family protein, encoding MNGYERTKAALEGRPHDRPPVMLHNFLHAAREAGLTQARFRSDPAAMAGAFIRAVETYGYDGILVDMDTVTLAGAAGVPVDFPEDLPARTHGARLEVLQEAFALGSVQVGAYHPVQVWLEAVARLKEHFRGEVYVRGNCDQAAFALASMLRGMQSWLVDLLGGEDAALEHLLRWCSAVTCQFLRLMAATGADMLSNGDSPAGPELVSPDMYARYALPYEKEAVEVTHGCGLPYTLHICGDTGPILELMPRTGCDALELDYKTDPVRAHDILKDSVTFIGNLDPSGVLALGTPEDVRREAARLIELFSDTPRFILNAGCAIPAGTPAANIRALVESVR
- a CDS encoding sodium:solute symporter gives rise to the protein MGTLSALDWAVVAGYFLLIYVVSYLSTRGKGRQSDAAGYFLAGKDCGWFVIGASLFASAIGSEHLVGLAGAGAARGVAVSHFEIMACFCLLVLGWLFVPFYLRSGVFTMPEFLELRYGRGARTYLAVISIVGYVLTKISVTIAAGGIVFQTLMGLDFWTGAVLIVVATGVYTVFGGLRAVLYTDMIQMFVFIGGAVLVTLAGLDRLGGVHELTRSVGPEFFNLWKPMSDPEYPWTGIIFGIPVLGLWYWCTDQFIVQRVLAASDVRQARLGTIFAGYLKLLPLFIFVLPGIIALALSRSGALHLESTDSALPAMIGALLPAGVRGIVVAGLIAALMSSLSSVFNSCSTLITWDIYRRLRPAASELQLVRAGKVSTVGIVILGLLWIPLIRLLSKGLFTYLQSVQACISPPIAAVFLFGLLWRRVNARGAMAALLSGFVLGLARLVLEINKSSLSGCLFRYADLNFLHFAIALFAFCSAVLVAVSLTAPAPGPEKLDKVCLAGAAAAGGQAGRRPLRLDSPLAMTILLLVLVAVIYLCFRG
- a CDS encoding AraC family transcriptional regulator, producing MDKTTIIYAPKKRNFPDPTLNPVGLENDLIVHRVPAGEQSIHRDSGLRIFSTLNHRRFVPREYICPRYFQFYGLSHLIEGAGWYWSTEQTLMPVEKGQAMLSTPGFVQDYAGTGTEYVQDALCFCGPVADHLYRSGVIRDGVIDIGPTRRLLPIIEQAADPSFPAQIKANLMLQCLLVELYFERLAARPRQSHASIDNLLGLLRSNPERWWTAPQMAELCNLSVSQFRRLFLKTTGYLPKSYIDRLKVQHACELLCGSGLCVAEVALRLGYSDPFHFSRRFKAVTGLAPLEYRRRFSR